From Salinirubrum litoreum, one genomic window encodes:
- a CDS encoding cell surface protein encodes MTDSPGARALLTAALVVCLALAGSVGAVTASAPPAFDTNPPLTNATATQPDAPTPTTSQSDAPTLTTTTASVDPGETTTVTVLLTSAPEGLAGYELVVSLSDDAATITDATYPEGFGLTTDPQIVGDVSSVTLEAADTASTVEPGATNATLATLTIRGESVGTVAVELDARQLDADGGGEFTPATVPGTVTVGDPTTATPTAGDDATDRHPGSADTGEETSVTTALPLAGVGVSLLAVVLVAGLLGRRG; translated from the coding sequence GTGACCGACAGCCCCGGCGCGAGGGCGCTCCTGACAGCAGCCCTCGTCGTCTGTCTCGCACTCGCCGGCTCGGTCGGTGCCGTCACCGCCAGCGCGCCCCCGGCTTTCGACACGAACCCGCCCCTCACGAACGCCACTGCCACACAGCCGGACGCGCCGACGCCGACGACGAGCCAGTCTGACGCGCCGACGCTGACGACGACGACTGCCTCGGTCGATCCGGGCGAGACGACGACGGTCACGGTCCTGTTGACCAGCGCGCCGGAGGGTCTCGCGGGCTACGAACTCGTCGTCTCGCTGTCGGACGACGCCGCGACGATCACCGACGCGACCTACCCCGAGGGCTTCGGGTTGACGACCGACCCACAGATCGTCGGGGACGTATCGAGCGTCACGCTCGAAGCGGCCGACACCGCCAGCACGGTCGAACCGGGCGCGACGAACGCGACGCTGGCGACGCTCACCATCCGGGGAGAGTCGGTCGGGACGGTCGCGGTCGAACTCGACGCTCGCCAACTGGACGCCGACGGCGGCGGCGAGTTCACGCCAGCGACCGTTCCGGGGACGGTGACAGTCGGTGATCCAACGACCGCGACACCGACTGCGGGCGACGACGCGACCGACCGGCATCCGGGGTCGGCCGACACCGGCGAGGAGACGAGCGTGACGACCGCGCTCCCGCTCGCCGGCGTCGGCGTCAGTCTGCTCGCGGTGGTTCTGGTTGCCGGACTGCTCGGGCGGCGAGGCTGA